The following are encoded together in the Clostridium sp. BJN0013 genome:
- a CDS encoding helix-turn-helix domain-containing protein codes for MELKKTFGDKIYDLRMELELTQEEFISRLNPSFSRTTLSYIENGLSMPSAEFIKAVCEAFNISADWLLDINNTVMLTTTERKLLDGFHKLRVKN; via the coding sequence ATGGAATTAAAGAAAACTTTTGGAGATAAAATTTATGATTTACGCATGGAACTTGAATTGACTCAGGAGGAATTTATTTCACGCCTTAACCCTAGCTTTTCAAGAACAACTTTAAGTTATATAGAAAATGGGCTATCCATGCCCAGTGCAGAATTCATAAAAGCTGTATGTGAAGCATTTAATATATCTGCTGATTGGCTTTTAGATATAAACAACACTGTAATGTTAACAACAACTGAGAGGAAACTCTTGGATGGATTCCACAAACTTAGGGTCAAAAACTAA
- a CDS encoding helix-turn-helix domain-containing protein, which yields MRKKLGFTQNQMARKLGISQGTLSKLENNSVYKINIIKITFIRKVCDIFFYAP from the coding sequence ATGCGAAAAAAATTAGGATTTACACAAAATCAAATGGCTAGAAAGCTCGGTATAAGCCAAGGTACGTTAAGTAAATTAGAAAACAATTCTGTTTATAAAATTAATATTATAAAAATTACCTTTATAAGGAAGGTATGTGATATTTTTTTCTATGCCCCATAA
- a CDS encoding DEAD/DEAH box helicase family protein encodes MDYNKLYNKYMELLEENQILKIENENLRKYIQLKKVKVCVDNKDKTLAENKTDMTIQENEHTQINNSSSPEDKIKLFMSLFKGREDVYAKRWQNKGGKSGYSPVCINEWRKEVCYKPKIKCSDCKNRKYLILDTYAINKHLRGIEILGIYPMTMDDSCYFLAIDFDDEGWEKDISILREICEDKKIPFAIERSRSGSGAHIWFFFKESISAVSARKFGTGLLTYAMTKRHEIKFESYDRLFPNQDTIPRGGFGNLIALPMQRNARRNKNSVFIDKNLEPYKDQWHFLSSVGKLTKDEIEFYISEFCSGDELGELKEDVEEETKPWERIRKSYKLSNTDFPTNVHIIKANMIFIKKEGFSNKTLNSIKRVAAFKNPEFYKAQAMRLPTFNKPRVVSLSEETSEYLCLPRGTESDLYNLFNENKVNFKCNDERYSGKTISVTFNGELREEQAAAADAMLKHDNGVLSATTGFGKTVIGAKLIAERRVNTLIIVHTQQLLEQWKERLNQFLTVNEFLKVDNIKKRGRKKNLSIIGQIGAGKNNLNGIIDIAIMQSLVRKNEVKELVKSYGMVLVDECHHVSAFSFEQILKNTWAKYVYGLTATPIRKDGHHPIIFMQCGPIRYKVDARKQAEKQPFEHYVIPRFTSFRKPVCQNEKEWTIAEIYSEISTSQIRNELIISDVISCVKEGRNPIVLTERTAHVEILANALEKKLPNVIVLTGRMSVKEKKTELEKLSSIAKQSSFVIVATGKFVGEGFDEPRLDTLFLAMPIAWKGTLQQYAGRLHRIYDNKNEVQIYDYVDVHIGVLERMYEKRLKGYASIGYSAKSESKPFETINLIYNNNNFLTVFSNDVFSTKHEIIIVSPFISKRRLSQMLKLLMIAIKNGNRVKVVTRPETDFKEKDKGALMEMYKFIRMSGIDIIFKTNIYQKFAIFDQKIVWYGSINLLSYGSAEESIMRLESINIANELLGSIE; translated from the coding sequence ATGGATTATAATAAACTTTATAATAAGTACATGGAGCTGTTAGAAGAGAATCAAATTTTAAAAATAGAAAATGAGAATTTAAGAAAATATATTCAATTGAAAAAAGTTAAAGTATGTGTAGATAATAAAGATAAAACATTAGCTGAGAATAAGACTGATATGACAATTCAAGAAAATGAACACACACAAATAAATAATAGTAGTTCACCAGAAGATAAAATAAAACTATTTATGTCACTATTTAAAGGAAGAGAAGATGTATATGCTAAGCGTTGGCAAAATAAAGGTGGAAAATCTGGTTATTCTCCAGTATGCATAAACGAATGGAGAAAAGAAGTTTGTTATAAACCTAAAATAAAATGTTCGGATTGTAAAAATAGAAAATATCTAATATTAGATACATATGCAATTAATAAACACTTAAGAGGAATAGAGATTCTAGGGATTTATCCTATGACCATGGACGATAGCTGTTATTTTCTTGCTATAGATTTTGATGATGAGGGATGGGAAAAGGATATTAGCATATTGAGAGAAATATGTGAGGACAAGAAAATACCTTTTGCAATTGAACGATCGAGATCTGGTTCAGGGGCTCATATATGGTTCTTCTTTAAAGAAAGTATAAGTGCGGTATCAGCTAGAAAATTTGGAACGGGGCTTCTTACCTATGCAATGACAAAAAGGCATGAAATCAAATTTGAATCTTATGATAGACTATTTCCGAATCAGGACACTATACCAAGAGGAGGCTTTGGAAATCTTATAGCTTTGCCAATGCAGCGAAATGCTAGAAGAAACAAAAATAGTGTTTTTATAGATAAAAACTTAGAACCCTATAAAGATCAATGGCATTTTCTAAGTTCTGTTGGTAAACTCACAAAAGATGAGATTGAGTTTTATATTTCTGAATTTTGTTCTGGTGATGAATTAGGAGAGCTAAAGGAGGATGTAGAGGAAGAAACTAAACCATGGGAAAGAATTAGGAAAAGCTATAAATTAAGTAATACAGATTTTCCAACTAATGTTCATATTATAAAAGCTAATATGATTTTTATAAAGAAAGAGGGATTTTCGAATAAAACTCTAAATTCTATTAAAAGAGTGGCAGCATTTAAAAATCCGGAATTTTATAAAGCTCAGGCTATGAGACTACCGACCTTTAATAAACCAAGAGTTGTTTCTTTGTCAGAGGAAACGTCAGAATATTTATGTCTTCCAAGAGGCACAGAGAGTGACCTTTATAATCTATTTAATGAAAATAAAGTTAACTTTAAGTGCAACGATGAAAGGTATAGTGGTAAAACAATTTCAGTTACGTTTAATGGAGAACTTAGAGAAGAACAAGCGGCAGCTGCAGATGCTATGTTAAAACATGATAATGGAGTGTTATCTGCAACCACTGGTTTTGGTAAAACTGTTATTGGAGCTAAGTTAATAGCTGAAAGAAGGGTAAATACCCTTATAATTGTACACACTCAACAATTGTTAGAACAATGGAAAGAAAGATTAAACCAGTTTTTAACAGTAAATGAATTTTTAAAGGTTGATAATATTAAAAAGAGAGGACGAAAAAAGAATCTCAGTATTATAGGACAAATAGGGGCAGGCAAAAATAACTTAAATGGTATCATTGATATTGCTATAATGCAGTCGTTAGTAAGAAAAAATGAAGTCAAAGAATTAGTAAAAAGTTATGGAATGGTTTTAGTGGATGAATGTCATCACGTTTCAGCCTTTAGCTTTGAACAAATACTAAAAAATACATGGGCAAAATATGTTTATGGATTAACTGCAACTCCAATAAGGAAGGATGGTCATCATCCTATAATATTTATGCAGTGTGGTCCTATTAGATACAAGGTCGATGCACGAAAGCAGGCTGAAAAACAACCTTTTGAACATTATGTTATTCCGAGATTTACTTCTTTTAGAAAACCTGTTTGTCAAAATGAAAAGGAATGGACAATAGCAGAAATATATTCTGAAATAAGTACTAGTCAGATTAGAAATGAATTAATTATTAGTGATGTTATAAGTTGTGTAAAAGAGGGCCGAAATCCCATAGTTTTAACTGAAAGAACAGCACATGTCGAAATACTTGCTAATGCTTTAGAAAAAAAACTACCTAATGTTATTGTACTTACTGGAAGAATGTCAGTTAAAGAAAAGAAAACTGAATTAGAGAAACTTTCAAGTATAGCAAAACAAAGTAGCTTTGTAATAGTAGCTACAGGTAAATTTGTAGGAGAAGGCTTTGATGAACCGAGACTAGATACTCTATTTCTTGCAATGCCTATAGCATGGAAAGGAACGCTGCAGCAATATGCTGGTAGACTTCACAGAATATATGATAATAAAAATGAAGTTCAAATTTATGATTATGTTGATGTACATATTGGTGTATTAGAAAGAATGTATGAAAAAAGGTTAAAGGGATATGCTTCAATAGGATATTCCGCTAAAAGTGAGAGTAAACCATTTGAAACAATAAATTTGATTTATAACAATAATAATTTTTTAACTGTATTTAGTAATGATGTTTTTTCAACTAAACATGAAATTATTATAGTTAGTCCTTTTATAAGCAAAAGAAGACTGTCGCAAATGTTAAAACTTTTGATGATTGCAATAAAAAATGGAAATAGGGTCAAGGTAGTTACTCGTCCAGAAACAGATTTTAAAGAAAAAGATAAAGGTGCTTTAATGGAAATGTATAAATTTATAAGGATGTCTGGAATAGATATTATTTTTAAAACAAATATATATCAGAAATTTGCAATATTTGATCAGAAAATTGTATGGTACGGCAGTATTAATCTTTTAAGTTATGGAAGTGCAGAGGAAAGTATTATGAGGTTAGAAAGCATAAACATTGCAAATGAGTTATTAGGTAGTATAGAATAA
- the thiD gene encoding bifunctional hydroxymethylpyrimidine kinase/phosphomethylpyrimidine kinase → MKKVLTIAGSDSSGGAGIQADLKTMSALGVYGMSVITAVTAQNTMGVQAVMDVSPEIVESQIRAVFDDIEVDAVKIGMVSNSDTIFVIQKLLAEYKAKNIVLDPVMISKSGYFLLRPEAKQAIKDMVKIADVITPNIPEAEVLTGLKIESREDMERAAFKIKKLGAKSVLVKGGHRCNDADDILLYDGGILNLQGHKINTQNTHGTGCTLSSAIASYLAKGYSIDKCMLLSKEYITKAIENSFNLGRGVGPVGHLIEIYRKAGIDF, encoded by the coding sequence ATGAAAAAGGTATTAACAATTGCAGGCTCTGACAGTTCGGGAGGAGCTGGTATACAGGCAGACTTAAAAACTATGAGTGCTCTTGGGGTATATGGCATGAGTGTAATTACTGCTGTTACAGCACAAAATACAATGGGAGTACAAGCTGTTATGGATGTAAGTCCTGAAATAGTAGAGTCTCAAATAAGAGCTGTATTTGATGATATAGAAGTAGATGCGGTAAAAATTGGCATGGTCTCAAATAGCGATACTATATTTGTAATACAAAAACTTCTGGCAGAATATAAGGCTAAAAATATAGTATTGGATCCTGTAATGATATCGAAAAGCGGATATTTTCTTTTAAGACCAGAAGCCAAGCAAGCTATAAAAGATATGGTAAAAATTGCAGATGTTATAACTCCCAATATTCCAGAAGCAGAAGTACTTACTGGATTAAAAATAGAAAGTAGAGAAGATATGGAAAGGGCAGCTTTTAAAATAAAAAAATTAGGAGCAAAAAGTGTACTTGTAAAAGGAGGACACAGGTGTAATGATGCAGATGACATTTTACTTTATGATGGCGGCATATTAAATTTACAGGGACATAAAATAAATACCCAAAATACCCATGGTACAGGATGTACTTTGTCTTCTGCCATAGCATCTTATCTTGCTAAAGGTTACAGCATTGATAAGTGTATGCTCCTCTCGAAAGAGTATATAACCAAAGCTATAGAAAATTCATTTAATTTAGGTAGAGGAGTTGGTCCTGTAGGGCATCTTATTGAAATTTATAGAAAAGCCGGTATAGATTTTTAA
- the thiM gene encoding hydroxyethylthiazole kinase, whose translation MNDLRLNRVSEVLKEVRRNVPLVHCITNYVTINDCANILLSYGASPAMCEAYDEVFDFVKISSALYINIGTFTREQESSAILAAMSAKIHNIPVVLDPVACATIPKKIQFIDKLFKVGRVDVIKGNIGEIKFLAGETSNVKGVDSLEDGEGALECSRILSEKYNCVVAATGKKDFIVKGKNSAIIENGTEMLTNITGAGCMLGALCAAACGAFEDKFIATVGAILSMNIAGEEAYKEAKAPGSFRVKLIDCIYELSEEKLKEEGKIIWS comes from the coding sequence ATGAATGATTTAAGATTGAATAGAGTTTCAGAGGTATTGAAAGAAGTTAGAAGAAATGTGCCTCTTGTGCACTGCATTACTAACTATGTAACCATAAATGATTGTGCTAATATTTTGTTATCCTATGGTGCTTCACCTGCCATGTGCGAAGCCTATGATGAAGTTTTTGATTTTGTTAAAATATCGTCTGCTTTATATATAAATATAGGAACTTTTACTAGAGAACAGGAATCTTCTGCAATTTTGGCAGCTATGTCTGCAAAAATACATAATATTCCGGTAGTATTAGATCCGGTGGCTTGTGCTACCATACCAAAGAAGATTCAGTTTATAGATAAACTATTCAAAGTTGGAAGAGTTGATGTGATAAAAGGAAATATAGGAGAAATTAAATTTTTAGCAGGAGAAACTTCAAATGTAAAAGGAGTAGATTCTTTAGAGGATGGAGAAGGGGCTTTGGAGTGTTCTCGGATTTTGTCTGAAAAATATAATTGTGTAGTTGCAGCTACAGGAAAAAAAGATTTTATAGTAAAGGGGAAAAATAGTGCAATAATTGAAAATGGAACAGAAATGCTAACTAATATAACAGGAGCAGGATGTATGCTTGGAGCACTTTGTGCTGCTGCCTGTGGAGCTTTTGAAGACAAGTTTATAGCTACTGTAGGGGCCATACTTTCCATGAATATAGCAGGTGAAGAAGCCTATAAAGAAGCTAAAGCTCCAGGAAGCTTCAGAGTAAAGCTTATAGATTGTATATATGAATTAAGTGAAGAAAAATTGAAAGAGGAAGGTAAAATAATATGGAGTTAG
- the thiE gene encoding thiamine phosphate synthase encodes MELDYSLYLVTDRNVLKGKPLYEAVEQAILGGVTLIQLREKDASTREFYEQALEVKKITEAYNIPLIINDRVDIAQAVDAEGVHLGQSDMPLIAARNILGKDKIIGISVGNIEEALEAEKNGADYVGIGTIFFTGTKKDIDIPIGIEGLKSIYNSINIPAVAIGGINENNFREVLSTGIDGISVVSAILGKNDIEIAAKALHK; translated from the coding sequence ATGGAGTTAGATTATAGTTTATATCTAGTTACAGATAGAAATGTTTTAAAGGGGAAACCTCTTTATGAGGCTGTGGAACAAGCCATTCTAGGCGGGGTTACCCTAATTCAGTTAAGAGAAAAAGATGCCTCTACAAGAGAGTTCTATGAGCAGGCATTGGAAGTAAAAAAAATAACTGAAGCTTATAATATTCCTTTGATAATAAATGATAGAGTAGATATAGCACAAGCTGTAGATGCAGAGGGGGTACATCTTGGACAAAGTGATATGCCTTTAATTGCAGCTAGAAATATATTAGGCAAAGATAAAATAATAGGAATATCTGTAGGCAACATAGAGGAAGCTTTAGAGGCAGAAAAAAATGGTGCAGATTATGTGGGAATAGGGACAATATTTTTTACAGGTACTAAAAAAGACATAGATATTCCTATAGGAATAGAGGGGTTAAAAAGTATATATAATAGCATAAATATACCTGCAGTTGCAATTGGGGGAATTAATGAGAATAATTTTAGAGAAGTGTTGTCTACAGGAATTGATGGCATTTCTGTTGTATCTGCTATTTTAGGAAAAAATGATATAGAGATTGCAGCTAAAGCTTTGCACAAATAA
- a CDS encoding MBL fold metallo-hydrolase: MNISFLGGAREVGGSCILVKIYNKNILMDCGIRQGSSKDALPDFKSIQEQGGIDAIIISHSHMDHIGSLPIISKEYPLARIYTTKMTKDLMRVLLYDSLKIMNNREGEIPLYAESDVKNMLNNIFPINYMIEFPIFQDVKLTFYMAGHIAGAACVYITTPEGSLFYSGDFSVFSQKTVEGLKVPRLRPDVAIFEATYGDRLHSNREVEEERLIDIINECKRKKGKMLIPAFALGRSQEVLLTIKKALNKNILKDIKVYVDGMIRDINRTYKLNPLYLKNSLGRKILKGIEPFYDDNIIPIDDNKLRKKVLEDDNPLIIVSSSGMLTGGYSQYYAEKIAPMENGYIVMTGYQDEESPGRKLLDLLEEEKDKKLYINEKAIPVNCKVKNIGLSAHSDKSEIKSLINFLSPRNIFIVHGNEYVIENFCIQLSSEVKGKVYAPKCSEIYDININKPRKQWRKSLDKVMNCDEELDENNLKKFWKFVLLNYGERLFTLEEMIYIWSGNNKEVSATENFQRIIVNSPYFESDNRRLFLFKCKSEEKVQEDLKMKELKPNELKELTNKYFKYFNPKKSSFMYDEKKVILNFDFPSTVHESINNKIKQFEKQVGWKVEISDTVNINEASEIINTILKDVSIKKISYRLEQKQAIVMTNSKYVIAEDKLKEFKDITGLCLLIQSPENKAKENLESVYVKASGECEVMEQNKALTLIEEFFNKEEFKPYRKSIRSCGDEKYIELSFISPVIGEEYKVHIRDLANVTGWNISVSSSANQNEIIKIGLEICKRKNIKLKKNPSFNNVNLSLELKLEDINAEGLDSVKSEFEHKTGCILKW; this comes from the coding sequence ATGAACATTTCATTTTTAGGGGGAGCTAGAGAAGTAGGAGGAAGTTGTATACTTGTTAAAATATATAATAAAAATATACTAATGGATTGTGGTATAAGACAGGGCTCATCCAAAGATGCTCTTCCAGATTTTAAATCCATTCAGGAGCAGGGAGGCATAGATGCTATAATTATAAGTCATTCCCATATGGATCATATAGGATCTCTTCCTATAATAAGTAAAGAATATCCATTAGCTAGAATATATACTACCAAAATGACAAAAGATCTAATGAGAGTACTTCTTTATGATAGTTTGAAAATCATGAATAATAGAGAAGGGGAAATTCCCCTATATGCAGAATCAGATGTTAAAAATATGCTAAATAATATATTTCCTATAAATTATATGATAGAATTTCCTATTTTTCAGGATGTAAAACTTACATTTTATATGGCGGGGCATATAGCGGGGGCAGCCTGTGTTTATATTACCACTCCAGAGGGTTCGTTGTTTTATTCTGGAGATTTTTCTGTGTTTTCACAAAAAACTGTAGAGGGACTAAAAGTCCCAAGGTTAAGGCCGGATGTAGCAATTTTTGAAGCTACCTATGGAGATAGACTACATTCAAATAGAGAAGTGGAAGAGGAGCGTCTTATAGATATTATAAATGAATGTAAAAGAAAAAAAGGAAAAATGTTGATTCCGGCTTTTGCCCTTGGCAGATCACAGGAGGTACTGCTTACTATAAAAAAGGCATTGAATAAGAATATATTAAAAGATATTAAGGTTTATGTAGATGGGATGATAAGGGATATAAATAGAACTTACAAATTAAATCCACTATACCTTAAAAATTCGTTGGGTAGGAAAATATTAAAGGGAATTGAACCTTTTTATGATGATAATATAATTCCTATAGATGATAATAAGCTTAGAAAAAAAGTATTAGAAGATGACAATCCTTTAATAATAGTTTCAAGTTCGGGTATGCTTACAGGGGGATATAGCCAATATTATGCAGAAAAGATAGCTCCTATGGAAAATGGGTATATAGTTATGACAGGATATCAGGATGAAGAATCTCCAGGAAGAAAACTTCTGGATCTTTTAGAAGAAGAAAAAGATAAAAAATTATATATAAATGAAAAGGCTATTCCAGTAAATTGCAAAGTGAAAAATATAGGACTCTCAGCTCACAGTGACAAAAGCGAAATAAAATCACTTATAAATTTTCTAAGTCCTAGAAATATATTTATAGTACATGGAAATGAATATGTAATAGAAAATTTTTGCATACAACTTTCTTCAGAAGTAAAAGGAAAAGTCTATGCGCCTAAATGCAGTGAAATTTATGATATTAATATAAATAAACCTCGAAAACAATGGAGAAAATCTTTAGATAAAGTTATGAACTGTGATGAGGAATTAGATGAAAATAATTTAAAAAAGTTTTGGAAGTTTGTATTGCTTAATTATGGAGAAAGATTGTTTACCCTTGAAGAGATGATTTATATATGGAGTGGAAATAATAAGGAGGTAAGTGCAACAGAGAATTTTCAAAGAATTATAGTGAATTCTCCTTATTTTGAAAGTGATAATAGAAGATTATTTCTGTTTAAATGTAAAAGTGAGGAAAAGGTTCAGGAAGATTTAAAAATGAAAGAACTTAAGCCAAATGAATTAAAAGAACTTACCAATAAATATTTTAAATATTTTAATCCTAAAAAATCAAGTTTTATGTATGACGAAAAAAAGGTGATCCTAAACTTTGATTTTCCATCTACAGTACATGAAAGTATAAATAATAAAATAAAGCAATTTGAAAAACAAGTAGGATGGAAAGTAGAAATAAGCGATACTGTAAATATAAATGAAGCCTCTGAAATTATAAATACCATTTTAAAGGATGTGTCCATTAAAAAAATATCTTACAGGCTGGAGCAGAAACAAGCTATAGTAATGACAAATTCCAAGTATGTTATAGCGGAAGATAAGTTAAAGGAATTTAAAGATATTACCGGATTGTGTTTATTAATTCAATCTCCGGAGAATAAAGCAAAAGAGAATCTGGAGAGTGTTTATGTAAAGGCTTCTGGTGAATGTGAAGTTATGGAGCAAAATAAAGCCTTAACCTTAATTGAGGAGTTTTTTAATAAAGAAGAATTTAAGCCTTATAGGAAAAGTATAAGATCATGTGGCGATGAAAAGTACATAGAACTTTCCTTTATAAGTCCTGTAATTGGAGAAGAGTATAAAGTACACATTAGGGATTTAGCGAATGTGACAGGATGGAATATCAGTGTATCCAGCAGTGCAAATCAAAATGAAATAATAAAGATAGGCTTAGAAATATGCAAAAGAAAAAATATAAAATTAAAGAAAAATCCTTCCTTTAACAATGTGAACTTAAGTTTAGAATTAAAATTGGAAGATATAAATGCAGAGGGACTGGATTCTGTAAAATCAGAATTTGAACATAAAACAGGATGTATATTAAAATGGTAG
- a CDS encoding D-alanine--D-alanine ligase — protein MKVGIIMGGISSEREVSLNSGKSIISYMDKNKYDIVPIVIDKKSDVLEKVKNIDFAFIALHGKFGEDGIIQSVFETMDIPYSGCSPLTSSICMDKDISKKLLCSANINTAKWICVKSINDIDYSYLEEIEYPVVVKPNSGGSSVATTIIKKSEDIENAVRLAFNYDKEIMIEKYIEGDEITCCILNRITLPILAIRPKKGTFFDYTSKYADGGCDEIVVEFEKPLQNKIEEISLKCWDLFKCKGYVRVDMILKDKVPYVLELNTLPGLTKNSLFPKSANGVNISFTELLDKIIQCSL, from the coding sequence ATGAAAGTAGGAATTATAATGGGTGGGATATCTTCTGAAAGAGAAGTTTCCCTAAATTCAGGAAAATCAATAATAAGCTACATGGATAAAAATAAATATGACATAGTACCTATTGTTATAGATAAAAAAAGTGATGTGCTTGAAAAAGTAAAGAATATAGATTTTGCATTTATTGCTCTTCACGGAAAATTTGGTGAGGATGGTATAATACAATCCGTTTTCGAAACCATGGATATACCTTATTCAGGCTGCAGCCCTTTAACCAGCAGTATATGTATGGATAAGGATATAAGCAAAAAACTACTATGCTCTGCCAATATAAACACAGCAAAATGGATATGTGTTAAATCCATAAATGACATTGATTACAGCTACCTAGAAGAAATAGAATATCCTGTAGTGGTAAAGCCAAATTCTGGTGGTTCAAGTGTAGCTACTACCATAATAAAAAAAAGTGAGGATATAGAAAATGCTGTTCGTCTTGCCTTTAATTATGACAAAGAAATTATGATTGAAAAATATATAGAAGGAGATGAAATAACCTGCTGTATATTAAACAGAATCACTCTGCCTATACTTGCTATAAGACCCAAAAAAGGAACTTTCTTTGATTATACTTCAAAATATGCAGATGGCGGCTGTGATGAAATAGTAGTAGAATTTGAAAAGCCACTACAAAATAAAATAGAAGAAATATCCCTAAAATGTTGGGATCTATTCAAATGCAAAGGATATGTCCGGGTAGATATGATATTAAAAGACAAAGTTCCATATGTACTCGAACTCAATACTCTCCCAGGGCTTACAAAAAATAGTCTCTTCCCTAAGAGTGCCAATGGAGTAAATATATCTTTCACAGAATTATTAGATAAAATAATACAATGTTCTTTATAA
- a CDS encoding ISAs1 family transposase: MKNIYDMYDFFESLKNIDDPRQFNKVRYPINEIVGMVLIASLGNGNEWTEIEVFCKLHETLLKRYFKLENGVPSHDTFQRVMGMIEPNLIQQIQSTWNEYISKNDGESIKKILNIDGKTMRGSKTEGKKPLHIVSAWCDEEGVCFGQSAVKEKENEILAIPELLDRLQIKGYVVTIDAMGTQTKIAEKIIKKKADYVLAVKGNQEILHNDLITYFEDDDFREKIIKDGNYKKTVEKSHGQIEIREYYQTKDIKWLTNREKWKNLKSIGIVEKTIKKKDKESKEIRYYISSLAPEINLFEKAVRGHWGIEIMHWHLDVTFKEDSIKTVEETANKNMNIIRKWALSILKLLDMGKKMSLKLKRFSINCKPDEYISKIMEI, from the coding sequence ATGAAGAATATTTATGATATGTATGATTTTTTTGAGTCACTGAAAAATATAGATGATCCAAGACAATTTAATAAAGTAAGATATCCAATAAATGAAATTGTGGGAATGGTTTTGATTGCATCTTTAGGAAATGGAAATGAGTGGACTGAAATAGAGGTATTTTGTAAATTACATGAAACACTTTTAAAAAGGTATTTTAAATTAGAAAATGGCGTTCCATCACATGATACTTTCCAAAGAGTGATGGGAATGATAGAACCTAATTTAATTCAACAGATTCAATCTACTTGGAATGAATATATATCTAAAAATGATGGTGAAAGTATAAAAAAAATACTTAACATAGATGGAAAAACTATGAGAGGAAGTAAGACTGAAGGTAAAAAACCACTACACATAGTGTCAGCCTGGTGTGATGAAGAAGGAGTTTGTTTTGGACAAAGTGCAGTGAAAGAAAAAGAAAATGAGATTTTAGCAATTCCTGAATTGTTAGATAGATTACAAATAAAAGGATATGTAGTAACAATAGATGCAATGGGAACACAAACTAAAATTGCTGAGAAAATAATAAAGAAAAAAGCTGACTACGTGTTAGCAGTAAAAGGGAACCAAGAAATACTGCATAATGATTTAATAACCTATTTTGAAGATGATGACTTTAGGGAAAAAATAATTAAAGATGGGAATTATAAAAAAACAGTTGAAAAGTCACATGGCCAAATTGAGATAAGGGAATATTATCAAACAAAGGACATTAAGTGGCTAACTAATAGGGAAAAATGGAAGAATCTTAAAAGTATAGGAATTGTAGAAAAAACTATAAAGAAGAAAGATAAAGAAAGTAAAGAAATACGTTATTATATAAGTAGTTTGGCCCCTGAAATAAACTTATTTGAAAAAGCTGTACGAGGTCATTGGGGAATAGAAATAATGCACTGGCATTTAGATGTTACATTTAAAGAGGATAGCATTAAAACAGTTGAAGAAACAGCAAATAAAAATATGAATATAATAAGAAAATGGGCATTATCTATATTAAAATTATTGGATATGGGAAAAAAGATGAGTTTAAAATTAAAAAGATTTTCAATCAATTGTAAACCTGATGAATATATAAGTAAAATTATGGAAATTTAG